Below is a window of Paenibacillus bovis DNA.
GCCCAAGCCTGATTTGCTGAAGCTTCTTCACTTTTTCTTTCCTCCCTGCGTTTATAAACATGATGTAATAGTACGAATTACCTATTTAATATCGTCCGCGGGATGCGACTTTTGTAGAGTTTTGTAGAAATTTCTTAATTTCAAAATATTATAGGTATTCTACTTCTCCTAACTACAGACTGCACGCCGGATAATAGAGCATAACAAAAAGCCCGGAGCGGATTCCGGGCTTACGTGGTAATGAGATATACTATTCGCGTCTGTACAAACGATCCGTCTGCTGCAGCTCGGCAATATTCGCGACTCCAACGCCGAACATGGCAGCCGACAATTCAAATTCAACACGCTGCAGTACCTGCTCCAGCGCCTCCACCGACTCTACCGCTGCACCCAGCAAGGAACGGCCAAAACCTGCCAGATCGGCACCCAGTGCAATAGCTTTGGCAGCATCGACGCCGTGACTCAAGCCGCCGCTGCCGATCAGCGGAATATCCGGTAGCTCTGCGCGTACATCAAGGATACAGTCTGCTGTAGGTGTTCCCCAGCCTGCAAAAGCTTCTGCTGCTTCGCGGCGCACCGAATCGCTGCTGCGGAATTTCTCCACCTGACTCCATGAAGTTCCTCCTGCACCTGCCACATCAATAAACGCAGCTCCGGCATCTGTCAGGCGGCGTGCGGTACTGCCATCAATCCCCCAGCCGACTTCCTTGATTCCTACAGGAACTTCCAGCTGCCGGGCTACCTGTTCGATCCGGGATAACAGTCCGGCAAAATTCACATTGCCTTCCGGTTGAAAAACTTCCTGCAGACTGTTCAGATGCAGTACCAGAGCACTCGCTTCCGCCAGCTCTACGGCACGTCTGCATTGCTCGATACCAAATCCGTAATTCAGCTGTACCGCTCCCAGATTGGCAATCACGGGGATGCTGGGTGCTTGCTGGCGTACATTGAACGTGCTTGCCAGCTCATCGTGCTCGATCGCTGCCCGAACCGAACCAAGCCCCATGGCCCAGCCGCGGCTCTGGGCAGCCTGTGCCAGACGGAGGTTAATTTGCCCGGTCGCTGCACTGCCGCCAGTCATGGAGCTGATTAGCAGTGGCGCAGACATAGGAATATTCAGAAACGATGTATGAAGATCAATACTGCCAAAATCTATCTCTGGCAGTGCCTGATGCCGAAACCGATAACGTTCCATTCCGGAGGTAATCCCTGCACCTGCCACATCTTCCTCCAGACAAAGCCGCACATGCGCACTTTTCCGATCCGAAATATTTCCTGCTATAGGGTTCTCCTGATTCATGAGCCCTTCCTCTCCGAAACCGGTCTGCCATAGCCTCTATTCAGGTTATGTGTACAGTACCGGTCACTCCCTTATATTCATTTGGCTTAACCTGCAAACCCATTACTTAAATATACCAGCAATCCAGAGTAATCCAAACAAGAATTGTTCCATAACCGATGCGCATCAGATCGGTTATTGCCGATGTGCATTGAATCGCTTATTAATGATACGCACCAGATCGGTTATTACCAATACATACTAAATAGGTTATTACCGATACGCAATAAGTTGCTCCACTCTATTCAACGACTCATGAATCGCAGCCAATCGCCAACCTGTTGGCTCATAACCCACCACCGACTCATCGCTATAACAAGTCAGCAATATGACGTCCTACGAGCTGTCCGGATAAGGTTACGATCGGTGTACCTCCACCGGGATGCGTGGTGCCGCCTACGTACCATAACCCCTGCACATCCCGACTGCGATTACCCGGCCGGAAAAAGGTCTGCCGTGGACTATTGGACGATATACCATAGATAGCGCCCTGATGGGCATAAGTGTCCCGCTGAATATCTTGAGGCGTATAATGTTCCCAGACCGGTCCCTGAAAAACTCCTTTTAGACCATAGCCTTCGAGCATCCTGCCGATCTGCTGACCATAAGACTGACTCTGCTCCTGCCAGTCCCACTTCTCCGATATATAAGGCGCGTTCGCCAGAATCCGCGTGCATGGGCTACCGGGTCCAGTACCAGATCCAGAATAATGATCCAGACGCCGATTTTGACAGCACGCAGCAGACGTGTAGACCAGGCGTTTACAGCACCCGGTGTCTGCCCTTCTTTCTCGATCCGCATACTGCTGAGCAGCGCGCCGCCGGCTACTACACCGATCCAGGCAAATCCAAGTGTCCATGGTACTCCAAAAATCAGACTTCCGAGTACTAGCGTATATTTGTATTCTCCAAACGGCCAACCCGTATGTACACCGATCCATTCCAGAGACATGCCGCCCAACCAGACCACGACAGTCGACAGCAGCAGACGTACCCATTTTCTATGTACTCCGCCACTGACTGACCGGTCGGACAGTTGCCAATACACTTCCTGACGATTCATTAAATACAACGCATAGAGCGCGTAAAATACCAAAAACAATCCATTGGAAAAGTCCAGCGCTTTGGGCACACTGCTCGTTAGCAGCAGGGCAGCGCCGATCGCATACCAGATCCAGAACAACCAGCCCATCAGGAGACGGCAGGCTGTTCCAGCATATCCAGATCGACGCCATGCCGCATAGCTACCTGGATCAGCAGTTCACGCTTGCGCGCATCATCCACATAGGCACGCCGGGAAAACACATCATGTCCATTCTCGGCAATAACATCCATAATCCCCGCGTAGAATGTCGCTGCCAGCTCTACTGTAAACGCACTGCGTTCCGGATAAGCCCGCAAATCGCCCAGACCTGTAGCAAACCACTGCTCGGCCAGCAGACGCAGCTCATCCATTAGAGCACGAAAACGTTCGTCGATCACGCCATTTTCCAGTTCCTGTTCAGTATATCCATGCTTTTTTAGCAGCTCCAAAGGAATATAACGGCGACCCCTCCGGCCGTCTTCGCCAATATCGCGCATAATATTAACAATTTGCATCGCTTTGCCCAGCGCAATGCCGGAGTGACGAATCTCTTCGCTATGCTCGCCTTTTAACACAGGCAGCAGCATCTCGCCTACCGTACCGGCTACCAGATAACAATAATGCTCCAGCTCGCGCATGGTGGAATAGCGTGTAAAGGTCAGATCATACGTCTGCCCATCCATCTGGCGTTGAAACGGCGCACGCGACAATGAAGGAAAAGCCTCAAACAACCAGCGCAAAGAAGGCCAGATAAAATGCCCTTCCGCCTGTTCCAGATTCGCGAACAGCGATTGCAGCTCCTGAATGGTATAGACGGATTGCTCCGGTTCATCCACACTGTCATCAATCATCCGGCAAAAAGCATAAATCACGTGAACTGCTTCTTTTTGTGGACTGGTCAGCCAGCTAAAGGCGTAATAAAAAGACGACGATCCATGACGGATCATTTCTTCGCAGCTCTGCAGATCCGCTTCGCTTACATATTTCAAATTCCCAACTCCTTTACAATTTGCTGTACAGCCATTCTTGCTCCCTGCATCACAATCGGTACGCCGCCGCCAGGATGTACAGAAGCTCCGGCTGCATATAATCGGCGTATTCCCGGGAATGGTCGTGGCTGCGGGCGATAGACACCGGACTGCCGAAGAATCGGTGCAATCCCAAAACTGCCGCCTCCGTATAATCCGCTGCGCAGTGCATCTGCCGGTGTGCGTACCCGCATCCATTTGAGGGAATCGCGCAGTCCGGTAAATCCTCTCTCTTCAGCAGAATCGAGCACCTGCTGAACAAGCCGGTCCGTATCCTTTTCCCAATCGATTCCTGCTTCATCTGTAACCGGAATCAAAAAGTATAATACACTTTCTCCGGCAGGAGCCGCTTCGGCATCCAGTGCTATAGGATTAAATACATAAAAAGAAGGATCACGCGGCAATTGACGCTTGTTGAACGTCTCGCGCAGACTGTTATCCAGACTATCCGGCAGGAAAAACTGATGGGTTAACATCTCCGGCCATTGACGCTGTGCTCCCGCATAGATCAGCA
It encodes the following:
- a CDS encoding carotenoid biosynthesis protein; the encoded protein is MGWLFWIWYAIGAALLLTSSVPKALDFSNGLFLVFYALYALYLMNRQEVYWQLSDRSVSGGVHRKWVRLLLSTVVVWLGGMSLEWIGVHTGWPFGEYKYTLVLGSLIFGVPWTLGFAWIGVVAGGALLSSMRIEKEGQTPGAVNAWSTRLLRAVKIGVWIIILDLVLDPVAHARGFWRTRLIYRRSGTGRSRVSLMVSRSAGCSKAMV
- a CDS encoding phytoene/squalene synthase family protein, translating into MKYVSEADLQSCEEMIRHGSSSFYYAFSWLTSPQKEAVHVIYAFCRMIDDSVDEPEQSVYTIQELQSLFANLEQAEGHFIWPSLRWLFEAFPSLSRAPFQRQMDGQTYDLTFTRYSTMRELEHYCYLVAGTVGEMLLPVLKGEHSEEIRHSGIALGKAMQIVNIMRDIGEDGRRGRRYIPLELLKKHGYTEQELENGVIDERFRALMDELRLLAEQWFATGLGDLRAYPERSAFTVELAATFYAGIMDVIAENGHDVFSRRAYVDDARKRELLIQVAMRHGVDLDMLEQPAVS
- the fni gene encoding type 2 isopentenyl-diphosphate Delta-isomerase, which produces MNQENPIAGNISDRKSAHVRLCLEEDVAGAGITSGMERYRFRHQALPEIDFGSIDLHTSFLNIPMSAPLLISSMTGGSAATGQINLRLAQAAQSRGWAMGLGSVRAAIEHDELASTFNVRQQAPSIPVIANLGAVQLNYGFGIEQCRRAVELAEASALVLHLNSLQEVFQPEGNVNFAGLLSRIEQVARQLEVPVGIKEVGWGIDGSTARRLTDAGAAFIDVAGAGGTSWSQVEKFRSSDSVRREAAEAFAGWGTPTADCILDVRAELPDIPLIGSGGLSHGVDAAKAIALGADLAGFGRSLLGAAVESVEALEQVLQRVEFELSAAMFGVGVANIAELQQTDRLYRRE